A stretch of the Papaver somniferum cultivar HN1 chromosome 6, ASM357369v1, whole genome shotgun sequence genome encodes the following:
- the LOC113290850 gene encoding cyclic nucleotide-gated ion channel 4-like, whose protein sequence is MASHELGTLNMHNLSTDEDDDEEEVITDIEDFDDEEDDHQSTLYGFNGRNTTHGLTRRGGGGYWFNNSIAGMKLFDPRSIWIREWKRVFLLVSVIGLFVDPLFFYSLSISDTYVCLFIDGWFAITVTALRCMSDALHVWNIWLRFKLVKNRSDYQTKKDGHVGDGNDQEVRTNTGYNTDNHHHKITSTSTARSVALDYLKAKNGFFFDLFIIIPLPQVVLWVVIPRLLERGSTTEVMTVLLIMFLFQYLPKIYHTVCLLRQMQSFFSGYIYGTVWWGIALNMLAYFVASHAAGACWYLLGIQRAAKCLSEQCRNTQGCGLSTLACGNVIYYGTTLSSMFKDRARLIWAENKNVRSVCLESSDNFEYGAYKWTVSLVTNDSRLEKILFPIFWGLMTLSTFGNLESTTEWLEVVFNIIIILSGLMLVTMLIGNIKVFLYATTSKKQTMHLKMRNIEWWMKRRQLPQGFRQRVRRYERQRWAAMRGVDECEMIRNLPEGLRKDIKYHLCLDLVRQVPLFQHMDDHVLENICDRVKSLIFPKGEEITREGDPVQRMLFVVRGHLQSSQVLRDGVKSCCMLGPGNFSGDELLSWCLRRPFIERLPPSSSTLVTLETTEAFGLDAEDVRYVTQHFRYTFVNEKVNRSARYYSPGWRTWAAVAIQLAWRRNRHRLTLTSLSFIRPRRPLSRCSSLGEDRLRLYTALLTSPKPNQDDFCS, encoded by the exons ATGGCAAGTCATGAGCTAGGAACTTTAAACATGCATAATTTAAGTACcgatgaagatgatgacgaagaagAGGTCATCACCGACATAGAAGATTTcgatgatgaagaggatgatcATCAGAGTACTTTATACGGGTTTAACGGAAGAAACACTACACACGGATTAACAAgaagaggaggtggtggttattggTTTAATAATAGTATTGCAGGAATGAAATTGTTTGATCCAAGAAGTATATGGATTCGAGAATGGAAGCGAGTATTCTTACTCGTGAGTGTAATAGGATTATTCGTAGACCCGTTATTCTTCTACTCCTTGTCAATAAGTGACACTTATGTGTGTCTGTTCATCGATGGATGGTTTGCCATTACAGTAACTGCACTTCGTTGTATGAGTGATGCTTTACATGTTTGGAATATATGGTTACGGTTCAAATTGGTTAAAAACCGatcagattatcaaaccaagaaagACGGTCACGTTGGCGATGGCAACGATCAAGAAGTAAGAACTAATACTGGGTATAATACCGACAACCACCATCACAAGATTACTAGTACTAGTACTGCTAGATCAGTAGCACTGGATTACTTGAAGGCTAAGAACGGTTTCTTTTTCGATCTCTTCATAATCATTCCTTTGCCTCAG GTCGTGTTATGGGTGGTGATACCGAGGCTATTGGAAAGAGGATCAACCACCGAAGTAATGACGGTATTGTTGATTATGTTTCTTTTCCAGTATTTACCCAAGATCTATCATACTGTATGTCTGTTACGACAGATGCAAAGCTTCTTCTCCGGTTACATTTACGGAACTGTTTGGTGGGGTATTGCTCTCAACATGCTAGCGTATTTTGTGGCTTCCCAT GCAGCGGGTGCATGTTGGTACTTGTTAGGGATTCAAAGGGCAGCAAAGTGTTTGAGCGAGCAATGCAGAAATACACAAGGATGTGGATTAAGCACATTGGCTTGTGGTAACGTTATCTATTACGGGACTACATTATCTTCCATGTTTAAGGACAGAGCAAGATTGATTTGGGCTGAGAATAAAAATGTTAGATCTGTGTGTTTAGAGAGTTCTGATAATTTTGAGTATGGAGCTTATAAATGGACTGTTTCCCTTGTTACTAATGATAGCCGACTTGAAAAGATTCTATTCCCCATTTTCTGGGGCTTAATGACACTAAG CACTTTTGGGAACCTTGAGAGCACAACAGAATGGCTAGAAGTTGTgttcaatatcatcatcatccttaGCGGGCTTATGTTAGTGACAATGCTGATCGGTAATATCAAG GTTTTCCTTTACGCGACTACATCCAAGAAACAAACAATGCATTTGAAGATGAGGAATATCGAATGGTGGATGAAAAGAAGGCAGTTACCacaaggtttcaggcagagagtaCGGCGATATGAGCGTCAACGGTGGGCGGCCATGCGTGGTGTCGATGAATGTGAAATGATCAGAAACCTACCTGAGGGTCTCAGGAAGGATATCAAATATCATCTCTGCTTAGACCTTGTTAGACAG GTACCCTTATTTCAGCATATGGATGACCACGTGTTAGAGAACATATGTGATAGAGTGAAATCCCTCATATTCCCAAAGGGAGAAGAG ATAACAAGAGAAGGAGATCCAGTTCAGAGAATGTTGTTTGTAGTAAGAGGTCACTTACAAAGTAGCCAAGTACTACGAGATGGAGTAAAGAGTTGTTGTATGTTGGGTCCAGGCAACTTTAGCGGAGACGAGCTTCTTTCATGGTGTCTTAGAAGACCATTCATCGAACGCTTACCTCCATCTTCATCAACTTTAGTAACACTTGAAACAACAGAAGCATTTGGTTTAGATGCCGAAGATGTCAGATACGTAACACAACATTTTCGGTACACATTTGTTAATGAGAAAGTAAATAGGAGTGCAAGGTATTATTCACCAGGATGGAGAACATGGGCAGCTGTGGCTATACAGTTAGCTTGGAGAAGGAATAGGCACAGATTAACACTCACTTCATTGTCGTTTATACGTCCTCGAAGACCCTTGTCGCGATGTTCATCTTTGGGGGAGGACAGGTTACGGCTTTATACAGCTTTGTTAACCTCGCCGAAGCCTAACCAAGATGATTTTTGCTCCTAA